The sequence CCGACGATAAAGCGCCGCACCCCGCCGTTGCGGACAAAAAGCGCGGAAATATGCGGTTGACAGCCGCGCGTCATGCCGCTAGTGGCGCTGACTTTCCCGCATGACGGAAAAATCGCCCGCTTCGGCGGGGGACCGGCAGCGCGGGTGTTCTAGTTTCTGATTGGATGGAAGACCATGTTCGCAATCGTGCGCACGGGCGGAAAGCAGTATCGCGTTGCCGCCGGAGACAAGATCGCCGTCGAGAAGATCGAGGGTGAAGCCGGCGACACCGTGTCGCTGGGCGACGTCCTCTTGGCCGGTGACGGCGGCGAGGTGAAGGATGCGAAGGGTCTGACCGTCTCGGCCGAGATCATCGCCCAGACGCGCGGCGAAAAGGTCATCGTCTTCAAGAAGCGCCGTCGGCACAATTATCGCCGCCGCAACGGCCACCGCCAGTCGCTGACGCTGCTGCGCATCCTGGCCGTCGGCGAAGCGAAGAAGGCCGCGCCGAAGAAGGACGCCGCGCCCAAGGCCGATGCCGCGCCCGCCGCCGAAGCCAAGGCTGCGCCCGCCAGGAAGGCTGCTGCGCCGAAGAAGGACGCGGCGCCCAAGGCCGATGCCGCCGAAAAGAAGCCCGCTGCAAAAAAGGCAGCCCCCAAGAAGGACGCCTGAGCGCGGCAACGCGGCTCGGCCCCTCCAGACGAATTAAGGAGCATCAGTCATGGCACATAAGAAAGCAGGCGGTTCGTCGCGCAACGGTCGCGATTCGGCCGGTCGTCGCCTTGGCGTGAAGAAGTTCGGCGGTCAGGAAGTGATCGGCGGCAACATCATCGTGCGCCAGCGCGGAACCAAGGTCTATCCGGGCGTCAATGTCGGCATGGGCAAGGACCACACGCTGTTCGCCACCGCCGACGGCCGCGTCCGATTCCACGACGGCAAGCTTGGCCGCAAATATGTGTCGGTCGACATGATGGCCGACGCCGCCGAATAAGGGACGACTTGACGGGTCGTCCACCAGGGATGACCCGGAGCCGTCCTTTCTGCGCATAGCGGAAACAAGGTTCGAAAAGAGGGAGACGGGTCGCCCCGGACTCCCTTTTTTCTTGCCCGCAATCCAGCCACTTGGGCTTCGGGCGCGAAAATGGGGCCATCCATCTCCCTCGCACATCGGCTGTCGTCAAAGCGTCACCATCTGGCGCCAGGGGGCAGGCATTGGGAGTTAGAAA is a genomic window of Sphingopyxis sp. FD7 containing:
- the rplU gene encoding 50S ribosomal protein L21 codes for the protein MFAIVRTGGKQYRVAAGDKIAVEKIEGEAGDTVSLGDVLLAGDGGEVKDAKGLTVSAEIIAQTRGEKVIVFKKRRRHNYRRRNGHRQSLTLLRILAVGEAKKAAPKKDAAPKADAAPAAEAKAAPARKAAAPKKDAAPKADAAEKKPAAKKAAPKKDA
- the rpmA gene encoding 50S ribosomal protein L27; the encoded protein is MAHKKAGGSSRNGRDSAGRRLGVKKFGGQEVIGGNIIVRQRGTKVYPGVNVGMGKDHTLFATADGRVRFHDGKLGRKYVSVDMMADAAE